In the Granulosicoccus antarcticus IMCC3135 genome, GTCAGGAGCAGCTTCTGGAGAAGTTCGGAGCACTGTATGGTGACAGTCTGGCTGTCAGTGGCGGCTTTCAGCTGGAAACAGCCAACGGTAGTCTCAAGATACTCTCAAGACACAGCATTGAGGCGGATCTAGGCAAAATACCGGCAGCGGTACTTGCCGACAACCAGCCTTGCATTGTCGGCATGGACTTTCGCTATGCAAACCCGGATGCCTTGAACCAACACCTTCTGGACAGTCGCATGGCATTCAAGGAACACAGCGGCACAATCACCCTGCAGCATCCGGAAAAGACTGGCAATACGTTTCTGCGTTTTCATCATCTGCCCAGGCAGTAGCTCGGCAGAAGTTCGACAAGAGTTCGCCCATTCAGGACGAACTTTTGCAGAGCCTGCTATTCAGCTCCCATCATCGAATCAACCACCTCAACAATCACTTCCCCGATCAGCTGACAATCCTCTTCAGAAAAAGTCAGCGGAATACGCATGTCCAGTAAGGTCGAGAGTATGGCCTCGGTTTTGGGCAGCTGCGGCATATCAGCGATATAGCGCCAGCTATCGTAGCGACTGGTATAGCCTTCAGGTTCGGCATCACCAAACCACTTGAGTGCCACACCCTGATTGGCGCAGTTTTTTACAAGCTGCCGCATGACATCAGCCGCGGTTCCGGGTAATGAAAACTGGATGGAACTGGCCACGAACTCTTCAGCCGCGGGACGCTCTGGGACAACAATATGTGAACACTTGCCAAGTGCTGCTTCCAGAATGCGATAGCGTTGATTCCAGCGCTGGCACTGCGTTTCAATATCGGCCAACTGAGGCCTGAGAATGGCAGCACGCAGGTTATCCATGCGACCACTGTAGTTAGGTGTGTCGTAGCGAATCTGTTCAAACGTCTCGACGGGCGGTGCGGCATGATGTTTGTCGAACAACATGTAAGAGCCGCTATACATGATGGCACGCGCCATGACATCAGCATGGCGAGTGGTCAGAAAGCCGCCTTCACCGGAGTTTATGTGCTTGTAGGTCTGCGTACTGAAACAGGCGACATCACCGAAGGTACCGCTTTTCACGCCATTCCAGCTGGCACCCATGGTATGGGCGCAATCTTCAATCAGAAAAAGCTGGTGACGATTACAGATATCGATGACCCGATCCATATCGACAATATGCCCACGCATGTGTGAGAGCATGAAATACCGGGCCTTGCTGCTGGCAGCCTTGGCGTCAAGATCATCCAGATCGATGCAGTAGTCCTCACCCACATCCACCAGCACCGGTACGGCACCACTATTGTGTATGGCGCCTGGTACCGGTGCCAGCGTGAAGGCATTACACAGAACCTTGTCGCCACGCTCCACCCCGGCGGCTTGCATGGCCACATGCAAGGCATACCCGCCCGAAGAACAGGCCAGCACGTAAGGTACGCCCAGGTATTCGGAAAATTCAATCTCCAGCAGATCTGTTTCGCCCTTCTCATCCGGCAAGGTATTGTAGCGATGCAAGCGACCCGATCGCATGACCTCAATGGCCGCCTCGATACCCGCTTCAGGAATCGCCTCTTGCTGAGTAAATGATTTTCCGAAAGTTTTCATCAGAGCGGCTGGCTACTCGTAGTGTTGTTGATCGTACACTGGAAAATCCCATTCCTTTTCAGGAAAATACTTGCGCAAGCGCCAGTCACAGGCACGTGCATGACCTTCCATGCCTTCCACTCTGGAGATTCGTGAACCCACTGCACTGAAATCCAGATTGGCCTCTTCACTGATTTCCTGATACGTCAGTATCTTCAGGAACTTGTGAACATTCAAGCCACCACTATAACGGGCAACCCGCTTGGTTGGAAGGATATGATTGGTACCAGAGCACTTGTCACCGTGGGTCACGGTTGCGCCCTCACCCAGAAATAGTGAGCCATAGTTCTTCAGATTCTCAAGCCACCAGTCGGTATCCTGTGTCAGAACCTGCAAGTGTTCGGAGGCATATTCATCGCTGATGCGAACACACTCTTCACGAGTTTCACAAAAGATGATTTCGCCGTGAACATCCCAGGCCGATTGCACCACTTCCTGGTTGGGCATATCAGCCGCCACCTTGGGCATCAGTTCAGCCACCTTCTCGCCAATGCGACGACTGGTGGTGAACAGCCAGACCGGTGAGTCGTAGCCATGTTCGGCTTGTGAGACCAGATCGACGGCAATGGTCATCGGGTCAGCGCTGTCGTCAGCAATGATGGCAGATTCGGTGGGACCAGCGAAGACATCAATACCGACTTCGCCGAACAACAAACGCTTGGCTTCGGCCACATAACCATTACCCGGGCCCACCAGGATATCGGCACTGACTCCCGTGAAAAGCCCCTTGGCCATGGTGGCCACCGCATGCACACCGCCCATTTCCAGAATGATATCGGCACCAGCAAGATCCATGGCGTAGACGATAGCCGGATTGATGCTGCCATCTTTGGGTGGAGAGCAGGCGACGATGGTTTCCACACCCGCCACCTTGGCGGTCGCAATACTCATCAGCGCAGAAGCGGCATGCGAGTAGCGGCCACCGGGCACATAACAGCCGGCACAATTGACCGGGATGATTTTCTGGCCCAGTTTGACACCTGGTGCCGATTCGACTTCAAACTCGGTCAGGCTGGCACGCTGTGCCTCGGCAAAGCCTTTGATCTGTCGATAGGCAAACTGGATATCCTGACGCGTCTGCTCTGGAACCCGGGCGATGAGTTCGGCACGCCTGGCATCGCTGAGAATGAAGTCACCTTGCCAGTTATCGAACTGCGCGGCGTACTCACGCACCGCACTTTCCCCATCGGCCTCGATGCGCGCCAGCATGGTCTTGACCGTTTCCTGTATACGCTCATCGTTGGCAGCAACGGGAGCATCCGATTTTTTCAAGTATTCCATGAGTCCACCTGGGTTGGGTTATCTGTTGAGCAGATAATAGATCTGCGCGATACCGATTGACCAATGCCATTTATGGAGCGTTCAGTTACTTTTCGGTATAGGCTGATCGAGGCGACCCGCGTGGCGCTTCCGGCACTCGGCATCTGAAAGGTAATGAATGGAACTGAAGTGGCTTGATGACTATATTGCCCTGATCGAACTGGGCAGCTTTTCCAAGGCGGCGGAAGCCCGCTTTGTCACTCAACCCGCTTTCAGCCGGCGCATTCGCTCACTGGAGAGCTGGCTGGGTGTCAGCCTGGTTGATCGCAATCAGCATCCCACCGCTCTGACACCGGCAGGACAAGCGTTTGCCGAGCAAGCGCGCTTGCTCTCAGGCCAGATTCTGGCGGTACGCCGTCAGATGCAGGACATCAGTGCCGCTCGTGCGCAGTTGGTGATCATATCCCAGCAGGCATTGGCGGTCTCCTTCTTCCCCTCCTGGATGCAAACCCTGCAGGCTTTGTCGGGTGGCGCTCTGATCAAGGTTGAAACCGGCCACCTGCAAGAGAACATTCAATCGTTTCTGGCAGGCGACGGGGATTTTCTGCTGTGCTATTCCTCGGCCGAGATCTCAGCGCAGCTGCACCGCGATGATGTGGAAAGCCTGCAAGTGGGCGTGGATCAGTTCGTTCCGGTAACAGCGTTGAACCCGCAGGGGCAACCCCGCTATGGCCACTCAAGCGATGAGCCTCTGAAGCTGGTTGCACACCCGGCGGAGAGCTTTTTTGGCGACATATTGCAACGCGACTGCCTGCCTCATCTCAACCAGGATCAGCCAATCGAGATTGCCTGTGAAAATGCCTTGTCAGAAGCCCTCAAAGCTCTGGTCCTGCAAGGCTATGGCATGGCCTGGCTACCCTTGAGCCTGATACGACGTGAACTGGACAACGCTGATCTGCAGCTGCTGAGTGAAGAATTCCCGCGGGTGGATCTGAGCATCCGACTGTATCGCCTGCGCCAGCCACGAAGCCAGTCAGCCGGACGCTTCTGGCAATACTTGCAGGACATGTACAACCAGAATCATTCACCGGTCGGCTAGCAGGCTATGCCCGAAAGTAACTGATACCCAATAAAACAGCATTGGTCGCTGCCAGGCGAAGCTCTCTATACTGACTCATCTTAAAAACACTGTTCGCTCGAGGCTGCTACACAATGCAAGATTATCTGGATGTGCTGACACGTGCTGTGCAGGAATGGGTTCCAGAAGATCGCCCCACTTCACAGGCTCCTTCCGCGGCTGAGCTCAAGCAAATTCTTGATGTCAGCCTGGCAGACGAGGGCTCTGACATGCAGTCTCTGGAGGATGCCGTCAAGGCTTACCTGCATTACAACCCCGCGGTCTACAAGAGCGATTTCTACAAGCTGCTGTACTCGGGACAGAACAAGCCGGCCCTGCTCGGTGACTGGATCACCAGCCTGAGCAATGCCACCATGCATACCTACCAGGTGGGCCCGGTAGCGACTCTGATGGAGCTGGAACTGATTCACCAGTGGAACAGGCTCGTCGGTTTTGACAAGGACGGCAATCAACCAGAAGGTGTCATGGTGGCCGGTGGCAGCCAGGCCAATCTGATCGGCATGATGCTGGCACGTCACCATGCCTGCCCCGACCTCAAGAGCCAAGGTCCATCCGGGCGCACGCTGGTGGCCTATGTCTCCGACCAGGCCCATTACTCGGGCCAGAAGGCTGCCAACGTGCTGGGCATTGGTACCGACAACCTGATTGCAGTGGCCTCGGATGATCAGGGCCGAATCTGCCCCGTCGCACTGCAACAGGAGATCGACAACAGCCTGTCCAAAGGCCACCTGCCCTTTTATATCGGACTCACCGCAGGCACAACGGTGACCGGTGCCTATGATCCGGTGGCCCCTTGCAGTGAGATTGCCCGCAAGCACAACATCTGGTTGCATATCGACGGCGCCTGGGGCGGCCCGATTCTGTTCTCCGAACAACATCGGCATTTGCTGGCAGACAGCCATCTGGCAGATTCATTTACCTGGGATGCCCACAAGCTGATGAACGTTCCCATTACAGCGGCGGTCATTCTGGTGAAGCAGGCCGGAGCGCTGAAGTCTTGCTGTTCGGGCGGTGGTGGCGAGTATCTGTTTCATGCTGACGAGAACGCTGATTACAATCTGGGAGAACGCTCCATCCAGTGTGGACGACGTGCCGATGCCCTGAAAGTCTGGCTCAGCTGGAAAGCGATCGGCAATCAGGGCTTTGCTGCCAAAATCGATCAACTACAGACAATGAAGAGCACCTGCGTCGAACTGATCAACAACAGCGACACGCTCGAGATGCTGGCACCTGCCGCCTACGTCAACATCCTGTTTCGATATCGCCCCGAAACCATGACAGACGAGGCTGAGCTGAAAGCACTGAACATTGGTATCTGCAAAGCCATGATGAATAACGGTGGGCCTTATGTGGACTATGCCCAATACAAGGGACGCTACGGCATTCGACTGATTCTGGCTAATGATGAAGTTGACGAAGCACAGCTGGCAGCCCTGCTAGAACTTTGCCAGCAGACAGGACGGGAGCTTGTTGACAAGAAGTCAGACTGCTAACGACAGTTAGAGCTTAGGGATTGTTTCACGATCCCTTAACGGTCGGGACAAGGATTGCCCCCGGCCGGACATCAGATAACGATCCACCCCCTGCTCGTATATACTCAGAAAAAACCCTGAGAAATCATATTCATGTCGAACACGGCATACTCCGGCAACCAGATCAACAAGGCAGGTAACAAGCTAGCCGAAACGGATGCTGATCTGGCCGACATTTCAACAGCCATGGATGTGCTTTCGTATTGGCGCCATTGTCATGAAAAACCTCTGGAGGC is a window encoding:
- a CDS encoding DegT/DnrJ/EryC1/StrS family aminotransferase is translated as MKTFGKSFTQQEAIPEAGIEAAIEVMRSGRLHRYNTLPDEKGETDLLEIEFSEYLGVPYVLACSSGGYALHVAMQAAGVERGDKVLCNAFTLAPVPGAIHNSGAVPVLVDVGEDYCIDLDDLDAKAASSKARYFMLSHMRGHIVDMDRVIDICNRHQLFLIEDCAHTMGASWNGVKSGTFGDVACFSTQTYKHINSGEGGFLTTRHADVMARAIMYSGSYMLFDKHHAAPPVETFEQIRYDTPNYSGRMDNLRAAILRPQLADIETQCQRWNQRYRILEAALGKCSHIVVPERPAAEEFVASSIQFSLPGTAADVMRQLVKNCANQGVALKWFGDAEPEGYTSRYDSWRYIADMPQLPKTEAILSTLLDMRIPLTFSEEDCQLIGEVIVEVVDSMMGAE
- the hisD gene encoding histidinol dehydrogenase, which translates into the protein MEYLKKSDAPVAANDERIQETVKTMLARIEADGESAVREYAAQFDNWQGDFILSDARRAELIARVPEQTRQDIQFAYRQIKGFAEAQRASLTEFEVESAPGVKLGQKIIPVNCAGCYVPGGRYSHAASALMSIATAKVAGVETIVACSPPKDGSINPAIVYAMDLAGADIILEMGGVHAVATMAKGLFTGVSADILVGPGNGYVAEAKRLLFGEVGIDVFAGPTESAIIADDSADPMTIAVDLVSQAEHGYDSPVWLFTTSRRIGEKVAELMPKVAADMPNQEVVQSAWDVHGEIIFCETREECVRISDEYASEHLQVLTQDTDWWLENLKNYGSLFLGEGATVTHGDKCSGTNHILPTKRVARYSGGLNVHKFLKILTYQEISEEANLDFSAVGSRISRVEGMEGHARACDWRLRKYFPEKEWDFPVYDQQHYE
- a CDS encoding LysR family transcriptional regulator encodes the protein MELKWLDDYIALIELGSFSKAAEARFVTQPAFSRRIRSLESWLGVSLVDRNQHPTALTPAGQAFAEQARLLSGQILAVRRQMQDISAARAQLVIISQQALAVSFFPSWMQTLQALSGGALIKVETGHLQENIQSFLAGDGDFLLCYSSAEISAQLHRDDVESLQVGVDQFVPVTALNPQGQPRYGHSSDEPLKLVAHPAESFFGDILQRDCLPHLNQDQPIEIACENALSEALKALVLQGYGMAWLPLSLIRRELDNADLQLLSEEFPRVDLSIRLYRLRQPRSQSAGRFWQYLQDMYNQNHSPVG
- a CDS encoding pyridoxal phosphate-dependent decarboxylase family protein, whose amino-acid sequence is MQDYLDVLTRAVQEWVPEDRPTSQAPSAAELKQILDVSLADEGSDMQSLEDAVKAYLHYNPAVYKSDFYKLLYSGQNKPALLGDWITSLSNATMHTYQVGPVATLMELELIHQWNRLVGFDKDGNQPEGVMVAGGSQANLIGMMLARHHACPDLKSQGPSGRTLVAYVSDQAHYSGQKAANVLGIGTDNLIAVASDDQGRICPVALQQEIDNSLSKGHLPFYIGLTAGTTVTGAYDPVAPCSEIARKHNIWLHIDGAWGGPILFSEQHRHLLADSHLADSFTWDAHKLMNVPITAAVILVKQAGALKSCCSGGGGEYLFHADENADYNLGERSIQCGRRADALKVWLSWKAIGNQGFAAKIDQLQTMKSTCVELINNSDTLEMLAPAAYVNILFRYRPETMTDEAELKALNIGICKAMMNNGGPYVDYAQYKGRYGIRLILANDEVDEAQLAALLELCQQTGRELVDKKSDC